A single window of Gossypium hirsutum isolate 1008001.06 chromosome A10, Gossypium_hirsutum_v2.1, whole genome shotgun sequence DNA harbors:
- the LOC107895889 gene encoding uncharacterized protein: MTREMIENAVRSGKIESGESTKKSAPRKRDNEVNNTSTFNKGQSKSIIVNQPKTVTTNQQSSVRQESNSRKNTERPQFTPIPMTYRELYQNLFNAHVVSPFLPRATAAPVSQMVGIVRFDDPATPNVAGNPLPNHTDQGVNGISEGLNRKTKYEVAEVRTPLRWVWKEMAKRGLIVLDSREESKEERNYCEFHDKVGHEIQDCVEFRALVQNMMNNKEIEFYEETENPVEGDICASKGESMAQNRTPNYPVVIISRPKNNEAGVQMPPRVIIQRPAVFPYKDSKKVPWNYDCSVMMPGKESPVDASRGDQCKGFYTRSGRRYDTANEEVQPTKGKAQVVEEMKGKATKPINKPVNEEEANEFLKFLKHSEYNVVEQLRKQPARISVLALLLSSEVHRSALMRVLNGTYVANDISVNKLDLLVNNISADNYIFFNDDEIPPGGMGSTKALHITTRCKGNTLPGVLIDNGSALNVLPLTTLNRLPIDSSHMKECQNIVKAFDGTERKVMGRIEVPLQIWPNTYEVDFLVMDIKPSYNCLLGRPWIHSAGAVPSSLHQKLKLVSEGRLITIKAEEDIIATVSNNAPYLETNDEAIECSFRSLEFVNAMFIAEGSKILVPKLSKTTRMSLQLMIGRGALPRRGLGKHLQGRVKTSMPKDKRDRFGLGFKPDAKQKRRELEKKQERRRARLTGKEIKWEPMTFLHISKTFVSGGIIHPERNTPMTGAIEERLESLDINVIYEEETGRENLSGICLCKPGSVLDNWTAEQIPVAFRTDSEFPDINDTSDTASDSEFLFEQDVCMDDSQDFEDNQGCNLSHDLLKMVEQDEKQILPHKESVEIVSLGEGQEVKIGTCITAEMK; the protein is encoded by the exons ATGACGAGGGAAATGATCGAGAATGCTGTAAGGAGCGGCAAAATAGAATCGGGAGAGAGTACCAAAAAGTCAGCCCCAAGGAAAAGGGATAATGAAGTGAACAACACGAGCACATTCAACAAGGGGCAGTCCAAGTCAATTATCGTGAATCAACCCAAAACGGTGACTACCAATCAACAAAGCTCTGTAAGACAAGAATCTAATTCGAGAAAGAACACAGAAAGGCCACAATTCACCCCTATACCCATGACAtatagggagttgtaccaaaaCCTGTTCAACGCTCATGTAGTATCCCCTTTTTTACCTAGAGCCACTGcagcccccgtatcccaaatg GTGGGGATTGTGAGATTTGATGACCCAGCCACGCCCAATGTAGCAGGAAACCCACTCCCCAATCATACCGACCAAGGAGTGAATGGGATAAGTGAAGGTTTGAACAGGAAGACCAAATATGAGGTGGCAGAAGTCAGGACACCGTTGAGATGGGTATGGAAGGAGATGGCCAAGAGAGGATTGATTGTGTTGGACTCGAGGGAAGAATCCAAAGAAGAGAGAAACTACTGTGAGTTTCACGACAAggtggggcatgaaatccaagattgCGTGGAGTTCAGAGCCCTAGTACAAAACATGATGAACAATAAAGAAATTGAATTCTATGAAGAGACTGAGAACCCCGTAGAGGGAGATATATGTGCATCGAAGGGAGAATCGATGGCACAAAATCGAACGCCTAACTATCCCGTGGTGATCATTTCgagacccaaaaataatgaagcCGGAGTACAAATGCCAccgagggtcataatccaaagacCTGCAGTTTTCCCTTACAAAGACAGCAAAAAGGTCCCATGGAATTATGATTGCAGTGTGATGATGCCGGGAAAGGAGAGCCCGGTTGACGCTTCAAGAGGGGACCAATGCAAGGGTTTCTATACACGAAGCGGGAGGCGTTACGATACGGCGAATGAGGAGGTGCAGCCCACAAAAGGAAAAGCCCAGGTGGTTGAGGAAATGAAGGGAAAAGCAACCAAACCTATTAATAAGCCAGTTAACGAAGAGGAGGCCAAtgagtttttaaaattcctaaaacaTAGCGAATACAACGTGGTGGAACAGCTACGTAAACAACCAGCCCGTATTTCGGTGTTGGCCTTACTTCTAAGCTCGGAAGTTCATCGTAGCGCGCTAATGAGGGTCTTAAACGGGACATACGTTGCCAATGACATCTCCGTTAACAAGCTGGACCTTTTGGTGAACAACATAAGTGCCGATAATTATATCTTCTTTAATGACGACGAGATACCACCCGGGGGCATGGGGTCGACTAAAGCTTTGCATATCACTACGCGCTGTAAAGGGAACACGCTGCCAGGCGTACTGATTGACAATGGGTCGGCTTTGAATGTCCTGCCTTTGACCACGCTGAATAGATTACCTATAGACAGCTCTCACATGAAGGAGTGCCAGAACATCGTAAaagcatttgatggcacggagAGAAAGGTGATGGGCAGAATCGAGGTACCTCTTCAGATTTGGCCAAAcacatatgaggtggatttcctCGTAATGGACATCAAGCCCTCATACAATTGCTTGTTGGGAAGGCCCTGGATACATTCGGCTGGGGCAGTGCCTTCCTCATTACATCAGAAATTGAAGCTAGTATCGGAAGGGAGATTAATAACGATCAAGGCTGAGGAGGATATTATTGCAACTGTGAGCAATAATGCACCCTATTTGGAGACAAATGATGAAGCAATCGAATGCTCATTTCGATCTTTGGAATTTGTTAATGCGATGTTCATCGCCGAGGGAAGTAAAATTCTGGTGCCAAAATTGTCCAAAACCACGAGGATGAGCCTCCAGCTAATGATCGGAAGAGGGGCCCTACCCAGAAGGGGACTTGGGAAACATCTGCAAGGAAGGGTTAAAACATCAATGCCGAAAGACAAGAGAGATCGCTTCGGTTTAGGATTTAAACCGGATGCAAAACAAAAGAGAAGGGAGctggaaaagaagcaagaaagaagaagagctcGATTAACGGGGAAGGAAATCAAGTGGGAACCAATGACATTCCTCCATATATCGAAAACATTTGTGTCCGGGGGAATTATTCATCCTGAGAGAAATACACCAATGACGGGAGCTATAGAAGAAAGGCTGGAAAGCTTGGACATCAACGTCATATACGAAGAGGAGACCGGAAGAGAGAATTTGTCGGGCATTTGCCTCTGCAAGCCTGGAAGTGTTCTGGACAACTGGACTGCGGAACAGATTCCTGTAGCTTTTAGAACGgattcaga GTTCCCAGATATTAATGATACGAGTGACACTGCTAGTGACTCAGAATTTCTTTTCGAGCAAGATGTGTGTATGGATGattctcaagattttgaagataacCAAGGCTGTAACCTATCTCATGATTTGTTGAAGATGGTAGAACAAgacgagaaacaaatcctacctcataaAGAATCAGTCGAAATTGTGAGTTTAGGAGAAGgacaagaggtgaagatcggaacATGTATCACCGCAGAGATGAAgtga
- the LOC121207983 gene encoding uncharacterized protein codes for MVEEAVIGERDSLAEGYASELQDFTRVNVVQNELQELRDIWLFWNSAYKCFTFGEVDLVPTMEEYTTLLRYPKIQVWKTYARVFSSQTFVKKLMSISGMSEPWVITRIQQKEIANVSIGELRDLILTHLDERKRVDKFALSIYGLVIFPKALRHVDEAVIDLFDHLEKGITPIPAILAETFRSLSSCRKTGKGRFIGCAQLLMAWFHGHFWKVDKVSYRVFSEGYFPLKEEAAIQRREDISEEKWMDILQNLKEGDIEWRAYWMVPDEIMYRCGNFDWVPLLGIWGAIEYTPLLALRQYKSRQFVPTTYGLAQSEFSFKCAHYKKRVRELSNAWKQTCWMKRLVVSSIVTPEYSEWFRKRINDNIPRPSLENARPIGEQLQIAHQNWKL; via the exons ATGGTCGAAGAGGCTGTAATCGGAGAGAGGGATAGCTTGGCAGAAGGGTATGCATCGGAGTTGCAAGATTTCACTCGCGTCAATGTAGTACAGAACGAGCTGCAAGAGTTGAGAGACATTTGGCTA TTTTGGAATTCTGCGtacaagtgtttcacttttggagaagTGGATTTGGTACCTACCATGGAGGAATACACTACTTTGCTCAGGTATCCCAAAATTCAAGTCTGGAAGACTTATGCTCGGGTTTTTAGTAGTCAGACTTTCGTGAAGAAACTGATGAGCATTTctgggatgagcgagccttgGGTCATTACTCGGATTCAGCAAAAGGAGATAGCAAATGTATCCATTGGAGAATTGCGAGATTTGATCTTGACACATCTAGATGAAAGAAAGAGGGTTGATAAATTTGCCTTAAGCATCTACGGATTAGTGATCTTTCCTAAGGCTTTGAGGCACGTGGACGAGGCGGTCATTGACTTGTTTGATCACCTTGAAAAGGGAATCACACCGATACCAGCAATATTGGCAGAAACGTTCAGATCTTTGAGCTCATGTAGGAAGACAGGCAAGGGgcgattcattggatgtgcacaattATTGATGGCATGGTTCCACgggcacttttggaaggtagacaAAGTTTCCTATCGAGTCTTCTCCGAGGGTTATTTCCCATTGAAAGAAGAAGCAGCTATACAGAGGAGAGAGGATATCTcagaggagaagtggatggaCATTCTTCAGAACCTTAAGGAGGGGGATATCGAGTGGAGAGCTTATTGGATGGTTCCTGACGAGATCATGTACCGATGTGGTAACTTCGATTGGGTGCCATTgttaggaatttggggagctatcgAGTATACTCCACTGTTAGCCTTGAGGCAATATAAGTCGAGGCAATTTGTACCCACGACCTATGGGCTTGCTCAGAGTGAATTCTCATTTAAATGTGCTCATTATAAGAAGAGAGTTCGGGAGTTATCCAATGCTTGGAAGCAAACTTGTTGGATGAAGAGGTTAGTCGTCAGTTCCATAGTAACGCCCGAGTATAGCGAGTGGTTTAGGaagaggattaatgataatattcCTAGGCCAAGCTTGGAGAATGCTCGACCTATCGGGGAACAATTACAAATCGCCCATCAGAATTGGAAATTATAA